A single window of Mycobacteriales bacterium DNA harbors:
- the dnaB gene encoding replicative DNA helicase, translated as MSERVVELPSQAGRPAQEFERTPPQDIAAEQSVLGGMLLSKDAIADVVEVVRATDFYRPAHQMIFDVVVDLYGKGEPADPITVSAELTRLGEIGRVGGAPYLHTLLSSVPTAANAGFYARIVAEQAVLRRLVEAGTRIVQLGYGAAGAGGVDDVVDRAQQSIYDVTERRSSEDYTLLEELMQPTMDELEAIGSRGGSMSGVPTGFADLDGLTNGLHPGQLIVIAGRPGLGKALALDTPLPTPTGWTTMGQVRVGDLLLGADGRPTRVTGATEVMHDRPCFEVVFSDGTRVVADAEHQWLTHTRASRRGRNAAAAVRTTAQIAETVRCATADARANHSVTNAAPLQLPEAELPLPPYALGVWLGDGHAAEARVTTNDPEIVMHLEAEGLVVTKQSGTMLYGLALPVEPVKERECVVCGAVFLPRTSQVITCGRSCGGRAKGFGGSASCPDCGGASSGLARCAECHAHHGTAQALLRQLGVLNNKHVPTPYLRACEAQRRDVLAGLMDTDGTVTSTGNLQFAVTHERLARDVQELVLSLGHRCTMTRKRVRGRTEASSICFTLNWTTDEPVFRLERKHLLHKERSRVTAARTGRRWITSVTPVPSVPVRCVEVDSADHLYLATRGMVPTHNSTMGLDIARAASVKHGLPSAIFSLEMSKTEITMRLLSAEARVPLHHMRSGTMTDDDWARLARRMGEVAEAPLYIDDSPNLTMMEIRSKARRLRQRNDLKLVVIDYLQLMTGNKKAESRQQEVSELSRSLKLLAKELEIPVIAMSQLNRGAEQRTDKKPQIADLRESGCLPASTRVLRADTGGEVTLGELFRSGARDVPVWSLDDSLRYVRRHLTHVFSTGRKPVFRLRLASGKQVTATANHPFLTYDGWRPLADLSTGSRVAVPRHLPAPELEAAWSDEQVVEHARRTAALGEQSRAAAETVAHLPKRQIRLFLRSLWQLRGSLGGVELPTLYADAELLDDVARLLLRFGISTRMPPARDRLVVAETADRMRFVVEVAVAVFPEPPKPAPARAALDTVPSHVWQRVRSALSARQPVAAGSVHLAGVAGALGSADLDLEATNDVLWEEVVAIEPLGEQQVFDATVLGTHNFVADGVAVHNSIEQDADMVILLHREDAYEKESPRAGEADFIVAKHRNGPTATITVAFQGHYSRFVDMNPG; from the coding sequence GTGTCGGAGCGGGTCGTGGAGCTGCCCTCGCAGGCCGGGCGGCCGGCGCAGGAGTTCGAGCGCACCCCGCCGCAGGACATCGCCGCCGAGCAGTCCGTGCTGGGCGGGATGCTGCTCAGCAAGGACGCCATCGCCGACGTCGTCGAGGTCGTGCGGGCCACCGACTTCTACCGGCCGGCCCACCAGATGATCTTCGATGTGGTCGTCGACCTCTACGGCAAGGGTGAGCCGGCCGACCCGATCACCGTCTCTGCGGAGCTGACCCGGCTCGGCGAGATCGGCCGGGTGGGCGGCGCGCCCTACCTGCACACGCTGCTGTCGAGCGTGCCGACCGCGGCCAACGCCGGTTTCTACGCGCGGATCGTCGCCGAGCAGGCCGTCCTGCGGCGGCTCGTCGAGGCCGGCACGCGCATCGTCCAGCTGGGCTACGGCGCGGCCGGAGCGGGTGGCGTCGACGACGTCGTGGACCGCGCGCAGCAGTCGATCTACGACGTCACCGAGCGGCGGTCCTCGGAGGACTACACGCTGCTCGAGGAGTTGATGCAGCCGACGATGGACGAGCTGGAGGCCATCGGCAGCCGCGGTGGGTCGATGTCCGGCGTCCCCACCGGCTTCGCCGACCTCGATGGGCTGACCAACGGCCTGCACCCCGGTCAGCTGATCGTCATCGCCGGCCGGCCGGGGCTCGGCAAGGCGCTCGCCCTGGATACCCCGCTGCCGACTCCCACCGGCTGGACGACCATGGGCCAGGTCCGGGTCGGCGACCTGCTTCTCGGCGCTGACGGGCGCCCGACGCGGGTGACCGGCGCCACCGAGGTCATGCACGACCGGCCGTGCTTCGAGGTCGTCTTCTCCGACGGCACCCGGGTGGTGGCCGACGCCGAGCACCAGTGGCTGACGCACACCCGGGCCTCCCGGCGCGGCCGCAACGCTGCGGCAGCGGTGCGTACCACCGCGCAGATCGCGGAGACGGTGCGCTGCGCGACAGCCGACGCCCGCGCCAACCACTCGGTCACGAACGCTGCCCCGCTGCAGCTGCCGGAGGCCGAGCTGCCGCTGCCGCCGTACGCCCTGGGCGTCTGGCTCGGCGACGGGCACGCGGCGGAGGCGCGGGTGACCACCAACGACCCCGAGATTGTCATGCACCTCGAGGCGGAGGGCCTGGTGGTCACCAAGCAGAGCGGCACGATGCTGTACGGCTTGGCGCTGCCGGTGGAGCCGGTGAAGGAACGAGAGTGCGTCGTGTGCGGCGCCGTTTTCTTGCCGCGGACATCTCAGGTCATCACCTGCGGGCGGTCCTGCGGAGGCCGCGCCAAGGGCTTCGGGGGATCGGCGAGTTGCCCCGACTGCGGAGGAGCGTCCTCCGGCCTCGCACGCTGCGCCGAGTGCCACGCTCACCACGGCACAGCGCAGGCGTTGCTGCGTCAGCTCGGCGTGCTCAACAACAAGCACGTGCCGACTCCCTATCTGCGGGCTTGCGAGGCGCAGCGGCGCGACGTGCTCGCCGGGCTGATGGACACTGACGGCACCGTCACCTCCACCGGCAACCTGCAGTTCGCGGTCACCCACGAAAGGCTGGCGCGGGACGTCCAGGAACTCGTCCTCAGCCTCGGCCACCGCTGCACCATGACCCGCAAGCGGGTGCGAGGCCGCACCGAAGCCTCCTCGATCTGCTTCACGTTGAACTGGACCACCGATGAGCCGGTGTTCCGGCTCGAGCGAAAGCACCTGCTGCACAAGGAGCGCTCTCGTGTGACCGCGGCGCGCACGGGCCGGCGGTGGATCACCTCCGTGACCCCCGTGCCGTCGGTGCCGGTCCGCTGCGTGGAGGTCGACAGCGCCGACCACCTCTACTTGGCGACCCGCGGGATGGTTCCCACACATAACTCCACGATGGGCCTCGACATCGCGCGAGCCGCATCGGTGAAGCACGGCCTGCCCAGCGCGATCTTCTCACTCGAGATGAGCAAGACCGAGATCACCATGCGCCTGCTGTCGGCCGAGGCGCGCGTCCCGCTGCACCACATGCGCTCGGGCACGATGACCGACGACGACTGGGCGCGGCTGGCCCGCCGGATGGGCGAGGTCGCCGAGGCACCGCTCTACATCGACGACTCGCCGAACCTCACCATGATGGAGATCCGGTCGAAGGCCCGGCGGCTGCGGCAGCGCAACGACCTGAAGCTCGTGGTCATCGACTACCTCCAGCTGATGACCGGCAACAAGAAGGCCGAGAGCCGGCAGCAGGAGGTCTCCGAGCTGTCACGTTCGTTGAAGCTGCTGGCCAAGGAGCTCGAGATCCCGGTCATCGCGATGAGCCAGCTGAACCGCGGCGCCGAGCAGCGCACCGACAAGAAGCCGCAGATCGCCGACCTGCGTGAGTCCGGCTGCCTGCCGGCCTCGACGCGGGTCCTGCGCGCCGACACCGGCGGCGAGGTCACGCTCGGCGAGCTGTTCCGCTCCGGCGCGCGCGACGTGCCGGTGTGGAGCCTGGACGACTCGCTGCGCTACGTGCGGCGGCATCTCACCCATGTCTTCTCCACCGGCCGCAAGCCGGTCTTCCGCCTGCGGCTGGCCTCGGGCAAGCAGGTGACGGCGACGGCCAACCACCCCTTCCTGACCTACGACGGGTGGCGCCCACTGGCCGACCTGTCCACCGGGAGTCGGGTGGCGGTGCCGCGGCACCTTCCTGCACCGGAGCTGGAGGCCGCCTGGTCCGACGAGCAGGTGGTCGAGCACGCCCGGCGCACCGCGGCGCTCGGCGAGCAGAGCCGGGCCGCCGCGGAGACCGTGGCGCACCTGCCGAAACGGCAGATCCGGCTGTTCCTGCGCTCCTTGTGGCAGCTGCGCGGTTCGCTGGGTGGAGTCGAGCTGCCCACGCTGTACGCCGACGCCGAGCTGCTCGACGACGTCGCCAGGCTCCTGCTCCGGTTCGGTATCTCGACGCGGATGCCCCCGGCGCGTGACCGGCTCGTCGTGGCGGAGACCGCCGACCGCATGCGCTTTGTCGTCGAGGTCGCTGTGGCCGTCTTCCCCGAGCCACCGAAGCCGGCGCCGGCCCGCGCCGCCCTCGACACCGTCCCCAGCCACGTCTGGCAGCGGGTGCGCAGTGCGCTGTCGGCGCGCCAGCCGGTCGCCGCCGGATCGGTGCACCTGGCGGGGGTCGCCGGTGCACTGGGCTCCGCCGACCTCGACCTCGAGGCGACCAACGACGTGCTCTGGGAGGAGGTCGTCGCGATCGAGCCGCTGGGCGAGCAGCAGGTCTTCGACGCGACCGTCCTCGGCACCCACAACTTCGTCGCCGACGGCGTAGCCGTGCACAACTCCATCGAGCAGGACGCCGACATGGTGATCCTGCTGCACCGCGAGGACGCCTACGAGAAGGAGAGCCCGCGTGCCGGTGAGGCCGACTTCATCGTGGCCAAGCACCGCAACGGCCCGACCGCGACGATCACCGTCGCCTTCCAGGGCCACTACAGCCGCTTCGTCGACATGAACCCGGGCTGA
- a CDS encoding glycosyltransferase family 87 protein yields MTGDRWLRGALLALAVGTVLAWRTTQENSILGNADRLLLEILAWWAAWAVGIACLRRTTARGVLLVVVLGAVALRVAAITAVVPLSDDLYRYAWDGRVQAAGTDPYRYPPTAPELAGLRDAWLFPGAAACAELGREPDCTIINRPEVRTLYPPVAQAWFLLGHSLGASRLQDLGWQLVALLADLATMVLLWRLLVQRGRDPRWVAVYAWSPVAVLEAVQNGHVDGLATLFVVAAVGLAGRRPACSGAALGAAAMVKLYPALLLPVLLARRPVRVLGAFVAVVVVSYLPHVLAVGWDVLGYLPGYLREEDYVEGGRYLLLRPLGLSGLPATLVAGAAGLGVLTVVLRAVRARPDDVAFPALLLFGSALLLATPVQPWYGLPLAALAVLAARPAWLAVPAAAYPAFFAVVPDGPSPGASRTGSAAFALALVAVLVSAGRRRSGAGPAGGGGGGGGGG; encoded by the coding sequence GTGACGGGCGACCGCTGGCTGCGCGGCGCTCTGCTCGCGCTGGCGGTCGGCACCGTGCTGGCCTGGCGGACCACCCAGGAGAACAGCATCCTGGGCAACGCCGACCGGTTGCTGCTCGAGATCCTGGCGTGGTGGGCGGCCTGGGCGGTGGGCATCGCCTGCCTGCGCCGGACCACCGCGCGCGGGGTGCTGCTGGTCGTCGTCCTGGGCGCCGTCGCGCTGCGGGTGGCGGCCATCACCGCCGTCGTCCCGCTGTCCGACGATCTCTACCGCTACGCCTGGGACGGCCGGGTGCAGGCCGCCGGCACCGACCCCTACCGCTACCCGCCGACGGCTCCCGAGCTGGCCGGGCTGCGGGACGCCTGGTTGTTCCCGGGGGCCGCGGCGTGCGCCGAACTCGGCCGCGAGCCGGACTGCACGATCATCAACCGGCCCGAGGTGCGCACCCTCTACCCGCCCGTGGCGCAGGCGTGGTTCCTGCTGGGGCACTCGCTGGGGGCCTCGCGGCTGCAGGATCTGGGCTGGCAGCTGGTCGCGCTGCTCGCCGATCTCGCAACGATGGTGCTGCTGTGGCGGCTGCTGGTCCAGCGTGGACGGGACCCGCGGTGGGTGGCCGTCTACGCCTGGAGCCCGGTCGCGGTGCTGGAGGCGGTGCAGAACGGCCACGTCGACGGGCTGGCGACGCTGTTCGTCGTTGCTGCCGTCGGGCTGGCCGGCCGGCGCCCCGCCTGCTCGGGGGCCGCTCTCGGCGCGGCCGCCATGGTCAAGCTCTACCCGGCCTTGCTGCTGCCGGTGCTGCTCGCGCGCCGGCCGGTCCGGGTGCTCGGCGCCTTCGTGGCCGTGGTGGTCGTGAGCTACCTGCCGCACGTGCTCGCCGTCGGCTGGGACGTGCTCGGCTACCTGCCCGGCTATCTACGGGAGGAGGACTACGTCGAGGGTGGCCGGTACCTGCTGCTGCGACCCCTCGGCCTGTCGGGCCTCCCGGCGACACTGGTGGCCGGTGCCGCCGGCCTCGGTGTCCTCACGGTCGTGCTGCGCGCGGTGCGGGCGCGGCCCGACGACGTGGCCTTTCCCGCGCTGTTGCTGTTCGGCTCCGCGCTGCTGCTCGCGACACCCGTGCAGCCGTGGTACGGCCTGCCACTGGCGGCGCTGGCCGTGCTCGCGGCCCGGCCGGCCTGGCTGGCCGTGCCGGCCGCCGCGTACCCGGCGTTCTTCGCGGTCGTCCCGGACGGGCCCTCGCCCGGCGCCTCCCGCACCGGCAGCGCCGCCTTCGCCCTGGCCCTGGTCGCGGTCCTGGTGTCGGCGGGCCGTCGTCGGTCCGGGGCCGGACCTGCCGGGGGGGGGGGGGGGGGGGGGGGGGGGGG
- a CDS encoding molybdopterin-dependent oxidoreductase — translation MTVSPEIAEPAGDRSGLLRSGPGGPFDPRVWRSPLRGPWLTSVLALVLLVGLLVMIVTGLLSYAAYDPRLGGSNDQTPQAELLARYIWFDWFTSPSWLYRLTQGTHVLLGIALVPVVLAKLWSVAPKLFQWPPVTSAAQALERVSILLIVGSILFLMITGVMNIQYDYAWGFSFYTGHFYAAWVFIAAFGAHVALKLPTMVSALRSRSFRQELRISADATVPEPRDLVGLVSPDPAPPTMSRRGALALVGGSALVLLGLSLGQSVDPLRRTALLSPRGQRQGSGPNDFQINTTFAEIGVDPAQTGAAWRLRLTGPTGREVVLRREDLQAMPLHTEELPIACVEGWSTSQSWTGVRLRDLAALVDGADADAVFVESLQRGGAFSTMSLTGKQIRADKTLLALQVNGVDLSLDHGFPARMIIPAAPGVRNTKWVERLTFGSGA, via the coding sequence ATGACCGTTTCCCCCGAGATTGCCGAGCCGGCCGGTGACCGCTCGGGCCTGCTGCGCTCCGGGCCCGGTGGCCCGTTCGATCCGCGTGTGTGGCGCAGCCCGCTGCGCGGCCCGTGGCTCACCTCGGTGCTGGCGCTGGTCCTGCTCGTCGGCCTGCTCGTGATGATCGTGACCGGGCTGCTGTCGTACGCGGCCTACGACCCCCGCCTCGGCGGCAGCAACGACCAGACACCGCAGGCCGAGCTGCTCGCCCGCTACATCTGGTTCGACTGGTTCACCTCACCCAGCTGGCTCTACCGGCTGACCCAGGGCACGCACGTGCTGCTCGGCATCGCCCTGGTGCCGGTGGTGCTGGCCAAGCTCTGGTCGGTCGCGCCGAAGCTGTTCCAGTGGCCGCCGGTGACGTCGGCCGCGCAGGCGCTGGAACGGGTCAGCATCCTGCTCATCGTCGGCAGCATCCTGTTCCTGATGATCACCGGCGTCATGAACATCCAGTACGACTACGCCTGGGGCTTCAGCTTCTACACCGGCCACTTCTACGCGGCGTGGGTGTTCATCGCCGCCTTCGGGGCGCACGTGGCGCTCAAGCTGCCGACGATGGTGTCCGCGTTGCGCAGCCGGTCGTTCCGGCAGGAGCTCCGCATTTCGGCCGACGCGACCGTTCCGGAGCCGCGCGACCTGGTCGGGCTGGTCTCGCCGGACCCCGCGCCGCCGACCATGTCGCGGCGTGGCGCGCTGGCCCTCGTCGGCGGCTCGGCGCTGGTGCTGCTGGGCCTGTCGCTCGGCCAGTCGGTGGATCCGCTGCGCCGCACCGCGCTGCTGTCTCCACGCGGGCAGCGACAGGGCTCCGGCCCCAACGACTTCCAGATCAACACGACGTTCGCCGAGATCGGCGTGGATCCGGCCCAGACCGGAGCGGCCTGGCGACTGCGGCTGACCGGCCCGACCGGGCGCGAGGTCGTGCTGCGGCGCGAGGACCTGCAGGCCATGCCGCTGCACACCGAGGAGCTGCCGATCGCCTGCGTCGAGGGCTGGTCGACCTCGCAGTCCTGGACGGGGGTGCGCCTGCGTGACCTCGCCGCGCTCGTCGACGGGGCGGACGCCGACGCCGTGTTCGTCGAGTCGCTGCAGCGGGGCGGTGCGTTCTCCACCATGTCGCTGACCGGTAAGCAGATCCGCGCCGACAAGACGCTGCTGGCGCTGCAGGTCAACGGCGTCGACCTGTCCCTCGACCACGGCTTCCCCGCCCGGATGATCATCCCGGCGGCTCCCGGCGTACGGAACACCAAGTGGGTCGAGCGCCTGACGTTCGGGTCGGGCGCATGA